CCTCTGATAACGGCAAGGCATCCGCCGTAAACGCCACCGCCGCGCCGCAGGCCAGAGTAACGCCGCAGCCTGTGGCTTTAAACCGGATTTCGCTTATGCGGCCGTGCGCAAGTTTGAAGTAAAAAGCCATCCTGTCGCCGCAGGGACCGGTAATATCGGAACTGCCGTCGGGATTTTCCAGCGTTCCGCAATACCTGGTTATGGCCTCTTCGATGCTGATCTGTTTATCCACTGGCATCCAAGCACTCCTTTGCTTTTATCCATATGGCTCTTATCTCTTTTGCAAGCTGTTCATTGCCATATTCCACCAGGGGAACGCCGGCGGATACGGCTGCGCCAGCCGCCTGA
This portion of the Elusimicrobiaceae bacterium genome encodes:
- a CDS encoding iron-sulfur cluster assembly scaffold protein; protein product: MPVDKQISIEEAITRYCGTLENPDGSSDITGPCGDRMAFYFKLAHGRISEIRFKATGCGVTLACGAAVAFTADALPLSEALRISPAYIVDVIGQMPPDHKHCPILAATSFYRAIADYFFKTEQTPEETSNAAKE